A portion of the Phycodurus eques isolate BA_2022a chromosome 3, UOR_Pequ_1.1, whole genome shotgun sequence genome contains these proteins:
- the LOC133399513 gene encoding leukocyte surface antigen CD53-like translates to MDRSCVNCLKNLMVFLNFLCWLCGAFVVAFGIFQGIHSKFASLVTTFWPIYPANTLVVTGTIVTCVCYLGVLGAMKENRCLLISFFILLFILMLVELAMACVFLVYSRELDTYFDEDLRKSLEIYRWSGPGENQIMKDDFDAVQHLFRCCGVHGEADWMGKVPISCCVQDPCTSPIHIYWQEGCLIKLRNWFEGNYRSTGAGVVTLFIIQFACLCFNIPLFCHFYRNGLGYL, encoded by the exons ATGGATCGCTCCTGTGTGAACTGCTTGAAAAACCTGATGGTATTTCTCAACTTCCTGTGTTGG CTGTGTGGTGCGTTTGTAGTTGCCTTTGGGATATTTCAGGGCATACACTCCAAGTTTGCATCTCTCGTCACAACTTTCTGGCCCATCTACCCTGCCAACACCCTGGTGGTCACTGGTACTATTGTTACATGTGTGTGTTATCTGGGTGTGCTTGGAGCCATGAAGGAAAATCGTTGCCTGCTCATCAGC TTTTTTATCCTGCTGTTCATCCTGATGTTGGTTGAGCTGGCCATGGCTTGTGTGTTCCTGGTTTACAGCAGAGAG CTTGACACATATTTTGACGAAGACCTGAGAAAAAGTTTGGAGATCTACAGATGGTCAGGTCCCGGAGAGAACCAGATCATGAAAGACGATTTTGATGCTGTCCAGCACTTG ttTAGGTGTTGCGGAGTACATGGCGAGGCAGACTGGATGGGTAAAGTCCCCATCTCCTGTTGTGTCCAAGATCCCTGCACCTCCCCCATCCACATCTACTGGCAAGAG GGTTGTCTCATTAAACTGAGGAACTGGTTTGAAGGAAATTATCGGAGCACCGGGGCAGGCGTTGTCACACTCTTTATCATACAG TTCGCTTGCCTGTGTTTCAACATCCCTCTGTTTTGCCACTTCTATCGAAATGGGCTGGGATACTTGTGA